The Paenibacillus sophorae genome has a segment encoding these proteins:
- the nrdG gene encoding anaerobic ribonucleoside-triphosphate reductase activating protein: MNICGYYRESINEGEGLRAVVFISGCRHRCPGCFNPETWNFGYGESFTPERRRQIISEMATNPLLEGLTLAGGDPFFSAEEAAEFIREVRAALPEFPVWIYTGYTYEELTAMPESPEWKLLSLCQVLIDGRFVEPLKDTTLRFRGSSNQRIIDVQASLAGAEVVLWQPALL; encoded by the coding sequence ATGAATATTTGCGGATACTACCGGGAGTCGATTAACGAGGGCGAAGGCCTGCGCGCCGTCGTCTTCATCAGCGGGTGCCGCCACCGCTGCCCGGGCTGCTTCAATCCCGAAACCTGGAATTTCGGTTACGGCGAGTCCTTCACGCCGGAGCGAAGACGGCAGATCATCAGCGAAATGGCGACCAATCCGCTGCTGGAAGGTCTGACGCTGGCGGGGGGCGACCCTTTTTTCTCGGCGGAGGAAGCCGCGGAATTTATCCGCGAGGTGCGCGCGGCGCTGCCGGAGTTCCCGGTGTGGATCTACACCGGCTACACTTATGAAGAGCTCACGGCCATGCCGGAATCGCCGGAATGGAAGCTGCTGTCGCTCTGCCAGGTGCTGATTGACGGACGCTTCGTGGAACCCCTAAAGGATACCACCCTTCGGTTCCGGGGCAGCTCCAATCAGCGGATTATCGACGTTCAGGCCAGCCTTGCCGGCGCGGAGGTCGTGCTGTGGCAGCCGGCTTTGCTGTAA
- a CDS encoding GGDEF domain-containing protein: protein MRIRDFVNASDASIHRQTKWIKRFLETYWVVIALHFAAQLYAYYFLPYELEAGIFYYKVLLGPTLLMGGSVAAAQLVDRYAVRYSFISLFAAGTFVSMVIIHLNMDIRIIGAVMLLPIMASAIFFRLDLTLYTAVLQIVAFCILYNWDYRFKAFLNPFDLISIPIFILVGTLVAGIIIVNGRELLYDLETTMTAKQNLMVENATMLKISKTDALTGLFNHMSFHEFYEKALEYGELGVPFHLALLDIDNFKGINDKFGHRTGDLVLSRVACTIQENIPPTDIATRYGGEEFAVLLFEQTFEEALCLMEQIRTAFSETRHAELGGLAVTVSIGLKSYEKGTTKERLFEDTDALLYAAKRSGKNKVVTPFQKVDEGSAAL, encoded by the coding sequence ATGAGAATAAGGGACTTTGTAAATGCGTCCGATGCTTCCATACATAGGCAGACCAAATGGATCAAACGTTTTTTGGAGACTTATTGGGTTGTCATTGCGCTGCATTTTGCCGCCCAGCTGTATGCATACTATTTTCTTCCGTATGAGCTCGAAGCCGGGATTTTCTATTATAAGGTTCTTTTGGGGCCGACGCTGCTGATGGGCGGAAGTGTCGCGGCGGCCCAACTGGTTGACCGGTATGCGGTCAGATACTCTTTCATCTCCTTGTTTGCGGCGGGCACATTCGTCTCGATGGTGATTATCCACCTGAATATGGACATTCGCATTATAGGGGCTGTTATGCTGCTGCCCATTATGGCTTCAGCTATTTTCTTCCGGCTTGATTTAACTTTGTATACGGCAGTCTTGCAGATTGTCGCCTTCTGTATTCTGTACAATTGGGATTATCGGTTCAAAGCCTTTCTGAACCCGTTCGATCTGATATCCATCCCCATCTTCATTCTTGTCGGCACACTGGTGGCTGGCATTATTATCGTCAATGGACGCGAGCTTCTGTATGATCTGGAGACGACAATGACCGCCAAGCAGAATCTCATGGTCGAGAACGCCACGATGCTGAAGATATCCAAAACAGATGCTCTGACCGGATTGTTCAACCACATGTCGTTTCATGAATTTTATGAAAAAGCGCTGGAATACGGGGAATTAGGAGTCCCCTTTCATCTGGCTCTGCTCGACATTGATAATTTCAAAGGAATTAACGATAAATTCGGGCACCGGACAGGCGATCTCGTCTTATCCAGAGTGGCGTGCACCATCCAGGAAAATATCCCGCCCACCGATATCGCTACCCGCTACGGCGGTGAAGAATTTGCCGTACTGCTGTTTGAGCAGACGTTTGAGGAGGCGCTCTGCCTTATGGAGCAGATCCGGACGGCGTTCTCCGAGACGCGGCATGCGGAACTGGGCGGACTTGCCGTAACCGTGAGCATCGGCCTCAAAAGCTATGAGAAGGGAACCACAAAGGAACGATTGTTTGAAGATACGGACGCCCTGCTGTACGCCGCGAAACGCTCGGGCAAAAACAAAGTCGTTACCCCCTTTCAAAAAGTGGACGAAGGCAGCGCGGCATTATAG
- a CDS encoding anaerobic ribonucleoside triphosphate reductase produces MTLLEKRQADGQSTNEILLEEVIGLGRDIIDSLDMDLLRENANLNGESFSGKMSKFGSEYSKWYARSFTMPPQLVKAIKDNVVYVHDLDQYAIGTTNCIFIPFDKLLRQGFNTGNGSVRPPNSIMTAMALTAIIFQSQQNSQYGGVSGSKLDHDLAPYVAKSFAKLFRKGLDYFEEGQAGEDLGEITMSRTDLKERYPRAFRYATKETESETLQAAESLIHNLNTMSSRAGGQIPFTSINYGTCTSPEGQLVIDCLLTATMKGLGSGETPVFPIQIFKCKKGVNQQPGDPNYELFLKAAECSARRLYPNFANLDAPLNLVYYNPADPDTEFATMGCRTRVLGDRFGRNHCSGKGNLSFNTLNLVRLGIQNGTITGLRQAADEEGFYDDLDHYMEIALNGLLHRFRIQGAQKAKASDFMMREGVWEGGETLGPEEQVRELLKHGSLSLGFIGMAECMKAMYGKHHAEDTEVYGKALALVRHMREFCDRKSEELDLNITLFATPAEGLSGKFTKIDSKEFGAIEGVTDREYYTNSFHVPVYYQTGAANKIKLEAPFHDYCNAGAISYVELDGNARSNPAAFVKIIRYALEQNISYFSINHPVDRCSDCGYEGVIGTNCPSCGAHEQEVHIRRLRRVTGYLTGDYQTRFNAAKQAEVRDRVKHL; encoded by the coding sequence ATGACGCTGCTGGAGAAACGGCAAGCCGACGGGCAAAGCACGAACGAAATTCTGTTGGAGGAAGTTATCGGTTTAGGACGCGATATTATCGACAGCCTAGATATGGATCTGCTGAGGGAGAACGCCAATCTGAACGGGGAAAGCTTCTCCGGCAAGATGAGCAAATTCGGCAGCGAGTATTCCAAATGGTATGCCCGCAGCTTCACCATGCCGCCTCAGCTCGTAAAAGCCATTAAGGATAATGTCGTATATGTGCATGATCTGGACCAATATGCCATCGGAACGACGAACTGCATTTTCATCCCGTTCGACAAGCTGCTCCGGCAGGGCTTCAACACCGGAAACGGCAGCGTCCGCCCTCCGAACTCCATTATGACGGCCATGGCGCTTACGGCGATTATTTTTCAATCCCAGCAAAATTCACAGTACGGCGGCGTGTCAGGAAGCAAGCTCGATCATGATCTCGCCCCATATGTGGCCAAGTCTTTCGCCAAGCTGTTCCGCAAGGGCCTTGATTATTTCGAAGAAGGACAAGCCGGGGAAGATCTCGGGGAAATTACAATGAGCCGAACCGATCTGAAAGAACGGTACCCCAGAGCTTTCCGCTACGCGACGAAGGAAACAGAGAGCGAGACGCTTCAGGCAGCCGAGAGCCTCATACATAATCTCAACACGATGTCCTCCAGAGCGGGCGGGCAAATTCCGTTCACGAGCATCAATTACGGCACCTGCACTTCACCCGAAGGACAGCTTGTGATCGACTGCCTGCTGACGGCAACGATGAAAGGACTGGGAAGTGGCGAGACGCCGGTGTTCCCGATTCAGATTTTCAAGTGTAAAAAGGGTGTGAACCAGCAGCCGGGCGATCCCAACTACGAGCTGTTCCTAAAAGCGGCGGAATGCTCGGCGCGGCGGCTGTATCCGAATTTTGCGAATCTGGACGCTCCGCTGAACCTGGTGTATTACAATCCGGCGGACCCGGATACCGAGTTCGCGACAATGGGCTGCCGCACCCGGGTGCTGGGAGACCGCTTCGGACGCAATCACTGCTCCGGCAAAGGCAATCTGTCGTTCAATACGCTGAATCTCGTCCGGCTCGGCATCCAAAACGGAACGATAACCGGACTGCGTCAAGCAGCGGACGAGGAAGGTTTCTATGATGATCTCGATCATTATATGGAGATTGCCCTGAACGGCCTGCTTCACCGTTTCCGTATCCAGGGAGCGCAAAAAGCCAAAGCATCCGACTTCATGATGCGCGAGGGCGTATGGGAAGGCGGAGAGACCCTTGGACCGGAAGAACAGGTGAGGGAACTGCTGAAGCACGGCAGCCTGTCGCTCGGCTTCATCGGGATGGCTGAATGCATGAAGGCGATGTACGGCAAGCATCACGCCGAAGACACGGAAGTGTATGGCAAGGCGCTTGCCCTCGTGCGGCATATGCGCGAGTTCTGCGACCGCAAGAGCGAAGAGCTTGACCTGAACATTACCTTGTTCGCCACTCCGGCGGAAGGCCTGTCCGGCAAGTTCACCAAGATCGACAGCAAGGAATTCGGCGCTATAGAAGGCGTTACCGACCGCGAGTATTATACGAACTCGTTCCATGTTCCGGTCTATTACCAGACGGGGGCGGCGAACAAGATCAAGCTGGAAGCGCCGTTTCACGATTACTGCAACGCCGGCGCGATCTCCTATGTCGAGCTGGACGGCAATGCGCGCAGCAATCCGGCGGCTTTTGTCAAAATCATCCGTTACGCCCTGGAGCAAAATATCAGCTATTTCAGCATTAACCACCCTGTCGACCGCTGCTCTGACTGCGGATACGAAGGTGTAATCGGCACGAACTGCCCTTCCTGCGGCGCTCATGAGCAGGAGGTTCACATCCGCCGCCTGCGCCGGGTTACCGGCTACCTGACCGGAGACTATCAGACCCGCTTCAATGCGGCCAAGCAGGCCGAGGTTAGGGACCGGGTCAAGCATCTATGA
- a CDS encoding S8 family peptidase, which produces MYNKKITAIFFIIFFISTLTLSQTIANGESSKQRKIIVFENHVSKDQIDKVISDMQGVKVKDLDTVNGVVAYLNTNSINAIKSNSTISYIEDDLEVKLLGKRTPSDSVPPLQPTEVLPWGIDSIDAEHTFSTVDSSSIKIAIIDTGVDISHPDLLENIKGGFNSINSKKSYNDDNGHGTHVAGIIAAEHNNIGVVGVVPKANIYAIKAFDSLGNGYLSDIIEGINWSINNNMNVINISFGANADSQLLHDIIIKAYEAGIVVVAAAGNDSSSIVNYPAAYPEVISVSAVDTNFNKASFAPSGKVDVVAPGVNIFSTYLGSMYAGLSGSSMATPHVTGEAAILLSVPAKADINGDGISTPYEIKQIIELTATDLGVPGKDNIYGAGFINVNAAVNKLTI; this is translated from the coding sequence ATGTATAACAAAAAAATTACTGCAATTTTTTTTATAATATTTTTTATTAGTACATTAACTCTTTCTCAAACTATAGCTAATGGAGAAAGTAGTAAACAAAGGAAAATAATCGTTTTCGAAAACCATGTAAGTAAAGATCAAATTGATAAAGTAATATCTGATATGCAGGGAGTAAAAGTTAAAGATTTGGATACTGTTAATGGTGTTGTAGCGTATTTGAACACTAATTCTATAAACGCAATAAAATCAAACTCTACTATCTCTTATATTGAAGATGATCTGGAAGTTAAGTTATTAGGTAAACGTACACCTTCAGATTCCGTACCACCTCTTCAACCAACTGAAGTCTTACCTTGGGGAATTGATAGTATCGATGCTGAGCATACTTTTTCTACTGTTGATTCAAGTTCGATAAAAATAGCGATCATTGATACTGGAGTTGACATTTCTCATCCTGACTTATTAGAAAATATTAAAGGTGGCTTTAATTCAATCAATTCAAAAAAATCATATAACGATGATAATGGTCACGGGACACATGTTGCTGGTATTATTGCTGCTGAGCATAATAATATTGGTGTGGTTGGTGTAGTTCCAAAAGCTAATATTTATGCGATAAAAGCTTTTGATAGTCTAGGGAATGGTTATCTTTCTGATATAATTGAGGGTATAAACTGGTCAATTAATAATAATATGAATGTAATAAATATAAGCTTTGGTGCTAATGCAGATAGTCAGTTGCTTCATGATATTATAATTAAAGCCTATGAAGCAGGAATAGTTGTTGTAGCTGCAGCAGGAAATGATTCTTCTAGTATTGTAAATTATCCTGCAGCCTATCCAGAGGTAATATCGGTTTCAGCTGTAGATACAAATTTTAATAAAGCATCATTTGCTCCAAGTGGGAAGGTTGATGTCGTTGCTCCAGGTGTCAACATTTTTTCTACTTACTTGGGCTCTATGTATGCGGGGTTAAGCGGTTCTTCAATGGCAACTCCACACGTAACAGGTGAAGCAGCTATTTTACTTTCTGTTCCTGCTAAAGCTGATATTAACGGTGATGGTATATCTACCCCATATGAAATAAAACAAATAATTGAATTAACAGCAACTGACTTAGGAGTACCCGGAAAAGACAATATTTATGGGGCCGGATTTATTAATGTAAATGCTGCCGTTAATAAATTAACTATATAG
- a CDS encoding MTH1187 family thiamine-binding protein, with amino-acid sequence MAIAEITVIPIGTGSTSLSSYVAGMHRALEGVEGITFELTSMGTIIEGPLPRILAAAQVLHEAPFANGAQRVSTSLKIDDRRDKAASSRQKLESVERKLNEE; translated from the coding sequence ATGGCTATTGCCGAAATTACCGTTATACCGATCGGAACCGGCAGCACCAGTCTCAGCAGTTATGTCGCAGGCATGCATCGCGCGCTGGAAGGTGTGGAGGGCATAACCTTTGAGCTTACATCCATGGGTACGATTATCGAAGGGCCGCTGCCGCGCATTCTGGCCGCTGCCCAGGTCCTGCATGAAGCACCGTTCGCCAATGGCGCCCAGCGCGTGTCCACCTCGCTCAAAATCGACGACCGCCGCGACAAGGCAGCTAGCAGCCGGCAGAAGCTGGAGTCAGTGGAGCGCAAGCTGAACGAGGAGTAG
- a CDS encoding IS630 family transposase yields the protein MRRTRNHSDDFKKTRLKPHLKKQWCIPAKSSSEFVARMEDILETYALAYDPEIPLICMDEQPVQLLDHSRPPQTMKPGQVQREDYEYVRKGSCSLFLFTEPLAGWRHVQASERRTKSDWALQIQELLEVHYPEAKRVRLVMDNLNTHTISSLYETFAPGRALALAKRLEIHYTPKHGSWLNIAEIELSALTIQCLNRRIASIDGIAGRGVGLGKRTQWGSEIRGLAIYYRAG from the coding sequence ATCCGTAGGACGAGAAACCATTCGGACGACTTTAAAAAAACAAGGCTTAAGCCTCACTTAAAAAAACAGTGGTGCATCCCCGCCAAATCCAGCAGCGAATTTGTGGCTCGTATGGAAGATATTCTGGAGACCTATGCCCTTGCGTACGACCCGGAAATTCCGCTGATCTGCATGGATGAGCAGCCCGTGCAATTGCTGGATCATTCGCGGCCTCCACAGACGATGAAACCCGGACAAGTTCAGCGAGAAGATTATGAGTATGTTCGTAAGGGAAGTTGCAGCCTCTTTCTATTCACGGAGCCGTTGGCCGGGTGGCGTCACGTGCAGGCTTCGGAAAGACGCACCAAATCCGACTGGGCTCTGCAGATCCAGGAACTGCTGGAAGTCCATTATCCAGAGGCGAAACGGGTTCGACTGGTGATGGACAACTTGAATACTCACACGATTTCGTCCTTGTATGAAACCTTTGCGCCTGGACGCGCCTTAGCCTTGGCGAAACGTTTGGAAATCCATTACACTCCGAAGCATGGCAGTTGGCTGAATATCGCTGAGATTGAACTCAGTGCACTGACGATTCAATGCCTGAACCGCCGAATCGCCTCCATTGATGGAATTGCAGGGCGAGGTGTCGGCTTGGGAAAGCGAACGCAATGGGGCTCAGAAATCCGTGGTTTGGCAATTTACTACCGAGCAGGCTAG
- a CDS encoding helix-turn-helix domain-containing protein produces the protein MNKKYEVRLEPKEREWIEQLLHADSTSPGIRRRCLVLLLSDENQGAIPKQAEIAQRSGVSDVTVYYTVKDYCTRGLDETLRYRRRAEPARPSPITGEVETQIIALACSEPPKGYARWTIRLLTRRVIELNILESVGRETIRTTLKKQGLSLT, from the coding sequence ATGAACAAAAAATACGAGGTTCGACTCGAACCGAAGGAACGCGAATGGATTGAACAACTTCTTCATGCTGATTCTACATCCCCTGGCATTCGCCGCCGCTGTCTAGTACTCCTACTTTCGGACGAAAACCAAGGGGCCATCCCCAAGCAGGCTGAAATTGCCCAGCGCTCAGGGGTCAGCGATGTTACCGTCTATTACACGGTAAAAGACTATTGCACCCGCGGGCTGGACGAGACGCTGCGTTATCGTCGGCGCGCCGAACCGGCACGTCCCTCGCCTATCACCGGCGAGGTGGAAACCCAGATTATCGCGCTGGCCTGTTCCGAGCCTCCAAAGGGGTATGCTCGCTGGACGATTCGTCTGTTGACCCGTCGGGTGATCGAACTGAATATTTTGGAATCCGTAGGACGAGAAACCATTCGGACGACTTTAAAAAAACAAGGCTTAAGCCTCACTTAA
- a CDS encoding ribonucleoside-diphosphate reductase subunit alpha, with protein sequence MPQLVVKPDNRQLAFDEIRLSVYADRVLRGLDNLNKETLLRGVNAKLRRDEVSGEEISSAFTMSALELVTKEEPDWKFAAARSLLTSLYKKAAVNRRYKAYPDEPYGALYPLIEGLVKKGVYREELLTAYTKEQIEELGACIDSSRDLLFDYIGLLTLSDRYLARDFDGRVMELPQERYMIIAMYLMHQEPAEKRLELAKEAYWAMSNIYMTAATPTMSNAGKKVAGQLSSCFIDTVDDSLEGIFDSNTDVARLSKMGGGIGVYLGKVRARGSDIRGHKNTSSGVIPWIRQLNNTAVSVDQLGTRKGAIAVYLDVFHKDILAFLDLKLNNGDERMRAHDVFHGVCLPDLFMEAVEARGQWNLFCPHEVKKVMGWKDGNGRALGLEDFYDEEFGQGAFREKYAEASAHPELTRITVPAIDIMKRIMKSQLETGTPYMFYRDTVNRSNPNRHKGMVFSSNLCTEIMQNQSATVVEQEELVTKDGQTRIVISKIPGDFVVCNLNSIHLARAVPAGVLERLIPIQVRMLDNVIDINNIEVLQAQYTNSQYRAVGLGTFGLHHLLALEGIRWESEEAVEYNDHLYEHINYLLVRSSMELAREKGRYPKFAGSDWESGAYFELRGYTSGEREGKFVTAEQWRALKEEVARDGVRNAWMFAIAPNGSTSIIAGSTASIDPLYDLLSYEEKTTYKIANPAPDLSEKTIWYYKTAFLIDQNWSIRMASARQRHVDQGQSFNLYVRPDIKATEFLDLHLNAWKGGLKSTYYVRSRALTIEECESCAS encoded by the coding sequence ATGCCCCAACTCGTAGTGAAGCCCGACAACCGCCAGCTTGCTTTTGATGAAATACGACTCTCCGTTTATGCCGACCGAGTCTTAAGAGGACTGGACAATCTGAATAAGGAAACGCTGCTGCGCGGCGTGAATGCCAAGCTGCGGCGCGACGAGGTCAGCGGCGAGGAGATCAGCAGTGCTTTTACGATGAGCGCGCTGGAGCTGGTGACCAAGGAAGAACCGGACTGGAAATTTGCTGCTGCCCGCTCCCTGCTGACTTCCCTCTATAAAAAAGCGGCAGTCAACCGCCGCTACAAAGCATATCCGGACGAGCCGTACGGCGCGCTGTATCCGCTAATTGAAGGTCTCGTCAAAAAAGGCGTGTACCGCGAGGAACTGCTAACCGCCTACACGAAAGAGCAGATCGAAGAGCTGGGAGCCTGCATCGACTCTTCGCGCGACCTGCTGTTCGATTACATCGGGCTGCTCACGCTGTCGGACCGCTATCTGGCCCGTGACTTCGACGGGCGCGTGATGGAACTTCCGCAGGAGCGCTACATGATTATCGCCATGTATCTGATGCATCAGGAGCCCGCAGAGAAGCGCCTGGAGCTCGCGAAGGAAGCCTACTGGGCGATGAGCAACATTTATATGACCGCCGCCACCCCGACCATGTCCAATGCGGGCAAAAAAGTCGCAGGCCAGCTGTCCAGCTGCTTCATCGACACCGTCGATGATTCGCTGGAAGGCATCTTCGATTCCAACACGGATGTGGCCCGCTTAAGCAAAATGGGCGGCGGTATCGGCGTATACCTTGGTAAAGTGCGCGCCCGCGGCTCCGACATCCGCGGCCACAAGAACACAAGCTCCGGCGTCATCCCCTGGATTCGCCAGCTGAACAACACCGCCGTCAGCGTCGACCAGCTCGGCACCCGTAAAGGCGCGATCGCGGTCTATCTCGACGTGTTCCATAAGGACATTCTCGCCTTCCTGGACCTCAAGCTGAACAACGGCGACGAGCGCATGCGCGCCCATGACGTCTTCCACGGCGTCTGCCTACCCGACCTCTTCATGGAAGCCGTGGAAGCGCGGGGGCAGTGGAATCTGTTCTGCCCGCATGAAGTGAAGAAGGTCATGGGCTGGAAGGACGGGAACGGCCGCGCCCTTGGCCTGGAAGACTTCTATGACGAGGAGTTCGGGCAAGGAGCCTTCCGCGAGAAATATGCCGAAGCGTCCGCTCATCCGGAGCTGACCCGCATCACCGTTCCGGCCATCGACATTATGAAGCGGATCATGAAATCACAGCTGGAGACCGGAACGCCGTATATGTTCTATCGCGACACGGTCAACCGCTCCAATCCGAACCGCCACAAGGGCATGGTGTTCTCCTCCAATCTCTGTACGGAAATTATGCAAAATCAATCCGCGACTGTAGTCGAGCAGGAGGAGCTTGTGACAAAGGACGGCCAGACCCGGATTGTCATCTCCAAAATCCCCGGCGACTTTGTCGTCTGCAACCTGAACTCGATCCATCTCGCCCGCGCGGTTCCGGCCGGGGTTCTGGAGCGCCTTATTCCGATTCAGGTCCGTATGCTGGACAACGTCATCGACATTAACAATATCGAAGTGCTCCAGGCCCAGTATACGAACAGCCAGTACCGCGCCGTCGGCCTGGGCACCTTCGGCCTGCATCACCTGCTTGCGCTGGAAGGCATCCGCTGGGAGTCCGAGGAAGCCGTGGAGTACAACGATCATCTGTACGAGCATATCAACTACCTGCTTGTCCGCTCCAGCATGGAGCTGGCCCGCGAGAAGGGCCGCTATCCGAAGTTTGCAGGCTCCGACTGGGAGAGCGGCGCGTACTTCGAACTGCGCGGCTACACCAGCGGCGAGCGCGAAGGTAAATTCGTCACGGCCGAGCAGTGGCGCGCTCTGAAGGAAGAGGTCGCAAGGGACGGCGTCCGCAACGCTTGGATGTTCGCGATTGCGCCGAACGGGTCGACGTCGATCATCGCCGGTTCGACGGCCAGCATCGACCCGCTCTACGACCTGCTCTCTTACGAGGAGAAGACGACGTACAAAATCGCCAACCCGGCTCCCGACCTGTCCGAGAAGACGATCTGGTACTACAAGACGGCGTTCCTGATCGATCAGAACTGGTCGATCCGCATGGCTTCGGCCCGCCAGCGCCATGTCGATCAGGGCCAAAGCTTCAACCTGTACGTGCGCCCGGACATCAAGGCGACCGAGTTCCTGGATCTGCACCTGAACGCCTGGAAGGGCGGACTCAAATCGACCTATTATGTGCGCAGCCGCGCGCTGACCATCGAGGAATGCGAGTCCTGCGCAAGCTGA
- a CDS encoding PTS sugar transporter subunit IIA — MFGFAKKKKAARLIELEAPLKGKMLTLEEVPDPAFSSGTMGKGRAILPSEGKVTAPCPGTVVHIMEKSKHALLLEHETGIQMLIHVGIETVSLKGEGFHPCVSAGDKVSTGQTLLEFDLEVIANAGLSPITPIIIPDGQDLIESVEFTDDTASRASGPFICILLRNQ, encoded by the coding sequence ATGTTTGGATTCGCCAAAAAGAAAAAAGCCGCCAGGCTTATCGAGCTTGAGGCACCGCTAAAAGGAAAGATGCTGACGCTGGAAGAAGTGCCGGACCCGGCATTTTCAAGCGGCACCATGGGGAAAGGGAGGGCGATTCTGCCCTCGGAAGGTAAAGTAACGGCACCTTGCCCGGGCACGGTGGTCCATATTATGGAGAAGAGCAAGCACGCGCTGCTGCTCGAACACGAAACCGGGATTCAGATGCTGATACATGTCGGCATTGAAACCGTATCGTTAAAGGGAGAAGGCTTCCACCCCTGTGTGAGTGCAGGCGATAAGGTAAGCACCGGCCAGACGCTGCTGGAGTTCGACCTTGAGGTCATTGCAAACGCAGGGTTGTCCCCTATCACTCCAATCATCATACCTGACGGCCAGGACTTGATCGAGAGCGTGGAATTCACCGATGACACGGCCTCCCGGGCGAGCGGACCTTTTATCTGTATCTTGCTGAGGAATCAATAG